ATTGTTCTGAGTCCTAACTGTATGGCCCAACTCAGATCAGTGACATCCAACATTTTGCTCGTTGCCCTCTGCAAATTAAGATAACTACTAGGCCCTGATGCATCCCTCTCTCATGCGCTCTAACTTTGTTTTTGTGGCTTCTATTCTAGCTGAGCTATGCATTCATAGGTTGGTTATTGACCAGTGCAAGAAAGATGCAAGTCAATGTCTAGATTTTACCAAGTGAAAAGTCACAGGGTCAAGAGCTTCCTAATGTTTTTATTGTTAATTACTCAGAAGACTAGCAGTTCTTAATTTTATTGTGATAACTAGTAAGTCGTTCATCTTGTCTACTTTTTAGATGATTGAATTCTTGTGAACCACAATTCCTAATTTCAAGTTCTCAATTattaatcaaaagatcaaaagtaaAGCAAAGAGTTACGCCATAACAATTTCAGAATTATTGATCATTGTGGAACTCAACCCACAAGAATCATCAGCAAAATCAAAATCTTCGAGTTAACTCTCATCAGAGCAAAGATTTCAcacttatttctcaaaaaaaggaaaaatccgtGACAAATCCCCCAACCCCCAAAGTCCAAACAGAAGGAAAATATTAACTGGCAAAACCAAGCATTGTGGGTCAAAGAACAGAAACTTAAGGAGAAAATCAACAACTTATCACTTTAGACGACTTTAAACTTCGATCAAAAGTGACAAACAGCAAGATCGTTGTACAGTAAAGTTCATTAGCTCTATAACAACCATACTTGCAATTCTAAGTACAGCTAATTACCTCCATAACAATTCCCCTCAAACTTTCAGAGTGGATTGGAACAACTTTCCCCACACGTAACTGGAAGTCTCCTAGTTGATACTGAAAGCCCTGCGTTTATTACAGTCAATTGTTTAGTGGTAAGTATACAAGACAAATATGTACGCAATGTGCTCAACAAGATTAGAGGCATTTTCAACTGCAAGCTCAGCTCCTTATACTGTCAATGGTTCAATCTAACTAGTTAATCATTCAAAGCACCCTCCTTTACTGAGCACACACAATTGCACAGCTTTAGTTGGCCTAGAAAATGGCGATGAGAGAAAAAATGGAATCAAGCTTCAAAATTGTAATGCTGGAGGAGCTTTCTAATGGGGCGGACAAAAATAATTTTGCTCTGCAACCTAATACATATTTGCATGAAGATCAGTCAGATACAAGAAAAGACCATTCAAGTTCTTGAACTATCGCGTATTTTTGTTGCATTCTTTTTAACCATTCTGCAGTTAAACTTTGCTTCAACCATTTGCCTATCCCTCTCCCTCTTCTCCATtcaccccacccccccccccttcttCCAAAGTCATGTAGTGAATATGGTCTATCAAGACACAAAATTTAAGAGCAGATAAAATAGTGAAATGAATATCCTAAAGTTGACAGACCTCAAAATTAAGCGCTACCCTTGTTTTGTATGACTGCAGTTTTTCCATAATTGTCTGAATTGTAGAATCTGCCTCAACAATCAACCGCTGCCCTCTTATCACAAGGTAATACTTATTGGGCTGCTCTTGGAGTGAAATCCCCAAAAAATCACGAGGAAATTCCATCGCATTCGCTTGTTCTACCATATATGAACCCACGAAAATCATCAGAAATCTCAAATCCCAacccaataaaaataaaagagataatCGAATCCGCAGCTCGATTTATAACGTCAACAACACGAAATAGGAAATACAACAAAGAGAAAGCCCTTAAGAAAATTACCTCTAACCATGGGTTTATAAAAGCTGAGAGTAGCTTTCCACCTTCCTTCCTTGACCCCGTTAATGCCCTCCACACACTGAGACACTTCTGTGAGAATTTGGGTGTTCACTGTTGTGCCTGGATTAGGCTGCCAGtgcaaaaccctagaaacaaccgaaaaaaaataatcaaacattCAGTTTGATCTGCAAAAGCTCAGTCATGGTATATAATCTTTTGTGCACTACAACAACATCCAGTGAGTTACCAATTGAAAACAGGGAATAATGCTAGTTCATACGTGGGATTTTTGCTTACCATTTGATGGGCATGGCGGAATCAGTATCTGTTGCCTGAAAGAATTTGATCCGTTGGAATAATTTCTTGGGCTTGTTTTGCACTTTCTTCCACCGAGTTTAGCGAGAACAAAATTACATCGGGGCTATGGCGGGTGGAAAAATGTTGAGCGGACAACCCGAGCCAACTCAAATAGTAGGCTTTGCCTTTTAACTAGTATTGACTATTGAGTTCGAACTCGACCTTAGATTAGCTCGATTGGACTTCTGCTGATTTGTTGAAGGTTCAGTAGAGTTGGCATTATCGGGTATGTCCTAAATTCGAGTTTCACTAACCGTCAATTTATTCTCATTCTCAGTTTCTCACTGAAATGTGAGTTACGTATTGGTTATTTATCCTGTTATGTACGAGTTACCAGTTAATACTGTAGCAGTGTTGAGTTATCATGCATGTATTCTTGTATTGATTCTATCATGTGAGTTATTTGTAATTATTATTATAACTTAAAAAGAGAAATATATTATTTGCACCCCTTTTTCTGTTATTTGTATTATCGCTATTCATCTTATCatatataatttaataaataaaaagtatAATTAAAATGATAGTGGAAGTGCGATTAACAAAAATCGGAGCGTAAATATCATTTCTCTTCAAAACAAATAGATATACATGTTGATTTGAGTGTAAATATATGTACACATTGACGGATTTGAGTTCCAAGTATGAGCGGCAACCAAATCTCTCAAAACTCAATCTACAAATGAATTGTTCACAAGCCATTTTAAATTGATTGCAATTCCAACGACATTATTAAGGAAGTAATGAATCACAAAAATTAGTATAATAATTATCTAATGAACATGAATCAATGTAAATTTATACCGTTCCAGTCACTAAttatgaaaatataaaatttattattgAATTATCTAGAGTTTGTTGATTGAAGTTTTGAcaagataaaagacaaaaacaaacaactaataaaatgattaaaatctATGAACACACGAGTGCATGAAGTTACTCCTATAAATTAGAATTGAATATCATGTCGAGGAcatttagcaaaaaaaaaaaaaaaaaaaaaaccatcagaGACCGGGGCTTGTTCAAACCGTTTGAGTTATTCAATTGGGTTAATTAGCCAAACACCTTAACCGAAACTAGAAAGCCGAAGTATAAAATCCCCATCAACTAAAATCCCGGTCCATGCCCCCTTGTTCATCCCCTGCTCCTGTTAATCACTGATACTGATAGTGTTCTAATTTCTAAACGGAATCCTTCACCGGCACATATGTCCTGATTCTTGAGGTTTTGGCTTTCACTAAAATCAAGTCTCCACTCCACTCACTCACTCCTAGCTGCCTCCTAGGGTTCTAAGCAATcagaaatttccttcttttcaaTTGAATTATGGTAACATGGCAAAATTGATCCGACAGCAAGTAGAAATATAGTGCTGATATAGAAAAATCAATATACCGATCAAAATGGCGTGTGTGTACATTCCGGTGCAGAACTCGGAGGAGGAGGTTAGGGTGGCGCTGGACCAGCTTCCCCGTGACGCCTCCGACATCCTCGACATTCTCAAGGCCGAGCAAGCCCCTCTTGACCTCTGGCTCATCATCGCCGTATGTAACACaagtttatttatttagttattgTGTTACAAGTTTCTCTGTTTAGAGATTGAATTCTACTTTTTCGAGTTTAATTTCAGTCATTCGATTAGCTTTTCTTCATGCAAGTGTATGTGTTATATCTAGAGTGTGTCAAGGGGAATGGGTTATATCCGATACCAGCGGGGACGATGAGAGCTCAATCCTGGCAGTGGCCCAGGAGAAAAATAGTTTGATAAAAGGTTGGGAGTTCAGGTAATTCAACAGTATCTGTCTCGCCCTTATCCTGGTCTATTTGTCCAATTCTTCCCTCCCTTGGGACATTGGCAATCAAGGAAAGGTAATCCGGGTCCGAGGAGAAGTCATTCTCTTAGGTCTTAGACGCCTATAAATAAAAACTGTAAGGAAAAAGAGGCCTTAGGACCGCGGGGGACAGGGACAAAGAATTTCATAGAGCAACGCCAAGGCTTGACTGACCTCGATCAAATGTTGATGCTTACACTCAGCAGTGTGTCAAATAGCCTTTGTGTTGATCCCAAACCCTTTCAATCACCGAGGTAGAAGAAGGGTGCTTTTTTCGGTTAAGATAGATTATGGAAaaaatcttttcttctttcaatAGGAAATTAGTTTGACCCTTTATAGGGGAATTATTCTTTAGAAAGAACCTCTTGTGTGCTAGCATGGGCTGCTCACCTTCTTAGTTATAAACTGCCaattagaggtggcaaaatggatatATGGATCATAATTGGTTTCATATAAATGGATCATGGATTAAATGGTTCAATCCGTTTAAATCCATATAATAAATGGTTGTATATGGATTGGATCCAAATGGATGATGGATATCCAACTATCCATTTAAAATCTATTTAACTAACACATAGGTAATTTCTTTAATTGACACGTAGTTTAAAATGACGCTCCTAAGTTAATAGGACGAGTTCTGATAACTAAGaagaataaaaatagaaaaaatggaacaataaaataaataaagcatgtAAAAAATTGGAATACGCTGATTGAGAAGAAAACTTTGACCGCGTGAGTTGGAAGAGCT
The Coffea arabica cultivar ET-39 chromosome 6c, Coffea Arabica ET-39 HiFi, whole genome shotgun sequence genome window above contains:
- the LOC113691293 gene encoding mediator of RNA polymerase II transcription subunit 20a, whose translation is MPIKWVLHWQPNPGTTVNTQILTEVSQCVEGINGVKEGRWKATLSFYKPMVREQANAMEFPRDFLGISLQEQPNKYYLVIRGQRLIVEADSTIQTIMEKLQSYKTRVALNFEGFQYQLGDFQLRVGKVVPIHSESLRGIVMEMEYLPISSWEKSHQIMGEFFDIWQEALSKRSLPGHFVHIEPNFAEYGLSDEYSSQHTAAQYASIMAQMIATAQSAQAARN